CGGGCTGGTGCTGGTGGCGGTGGGGGTGTTTCTGGTCCGCCGTTTCTAGCTGGGAATAAACTCCCGTGCACATTGCCGGGCGGTCAATTGCGTTCCGCCGCGCGTCGGCATATGGTATGCAATTCCGGCTGCGCGGCAGGCCTCGTATGGGGTTGCGCGCGGCACGGTGCAAGCATTCCGGCAGGGTGATGGCAGGGGTTGCCGGGCCTTTTCCGAGGGGGGAAGGCCCATGCGGCGGGTTGCTGCATCCGTTGCCGACATGGCGGGCGGTCGCCATGCACGGCGCCCCGGCGCGGGCCGCGCCAGGGTAGGGAATAGAGGGAAGGCGAAAGAGGACGGGCCGTTGCCCGACTCCAAGCGCAAGGAGTGCATCATGTCCAAGGAAAGACTTGTCGTCGCCGTGTGCGGGGCCACCGGGGCGGTGGGCCGCGAAATGCTGAACACGCTGGAACAGCGCGAATTTCCCGCGGCGGAGGTCATCCCCTTCGCCTCGGCCCGTTCCGCGGGCAACAAGGTGCCCTTCATGGGCGGCGAACTGACCGTGCGCGAACTGACCGAAGAATCCTTCCGGGGCGTGGACATCGCCCTGTTCTCGGCGGGTGGTTCCACCTCCGAGAAATTCGCCCCCCATGCCGTGCAGGCCGGGTGCGTGGTGGTGGACAACTCCAGCGCGTGGCGCATGGACGAGCGCTGCCCGCTGGTGGTGCCCGAAGTGAACGCCCACGCCCTTGCCGCGCACAACGGCATCATCGCCAACCCCAACTGCTCGACCATCCAGATGGTGGTGGCGCTGAAGCCGCTGCACGACGCGGCCAAGATCACCCGCGTGGTGGTTTCCACCTACCAGGCCGTTTCCGGCACCGGGCAGAAGGCCATTGACGAGTTGGAAAAGCAGGTGCGGCAGATGTTCAACATGCAGGAGCCGGACGTTGCCGTGTACCCGCACCGCATCGCCTTCAACTGCCTGCCGCAGATCGACGTCTTCATGGACAACGACTACACCAAGGAAGAAATGAAGATGGTGCTGGAAACCGTGAAGATCATGGAGGATCCCTCCGTGAAAGTCACCGCCACCTGCGTGCGCGTGCCCGTCTTCTACGGCCATTCCGAGTCGGTGAACATCGAGACCGAGCGCAAGCTTTCGGCCAAGGAAGCCCGCGCCATCCTCGCGCAGGCCCCCGGCGTGCGGGTGTACGACAACCCCGCCCAGAAGATGTACCCCATGCCCATCGACGCGGCGGGCGAGGACGACACCTTCGTGGGCCGCATCCGCGAGGACGAGACCATCGCCAACGGCCTGAACATGTGGATCGTTTCCGACAACATCCGCAAGGGCGCGGCCCTGAACGCCGTGCAGATCGCCGAGGCGCTGGTGGAGCGTGACCTGCTGAAGGTGCGCGACCCGCAGCTCTTCCTCCGTTAAGGTCACCGTTCGGCATCACGAATCCATCACGCGGCCATCCGGCCCCGGCAGTGCAGACCGGACGGATGGCCGCGCGTCCGCCCGGCGCAGGGGGATGTTTCCCGCTGGCGCGCGGACGCCCCACCAGTCGCCATCCACTGCGTTCCACCGCAACAAGGAGTGATCACGCCGTGATCCCCGTGCTTGATACCGACGACTACGTCACCCGCCTGCTGTCCCGCGAACGCCCCGGCGAAGCGGGCATCATCGCTTTCTACGAGCACCGCGTGGGCGCCATATGCCGCAACCCGCGCCTGATGCTCATGCCTCTCGACGACCACCTTGCCCATCGCGGCGACGGCATCTTCGAGAGCATGAAGTACCTGCACCGCCGCATCTACCAGTTGGACGCGCACCTGGAGCGCATGCGCCGCTCCGCCGCGGGGCTGTACCTTGCCCCGCCGTGCACGTGGGAGCGCCTGCGCGAGATCATCATCGAGGTGGCCAAGGCAGGCGGCGAGGCAGACGGTTCCATCCGCGTGCTGGTGGGGCGCGGCCCCGGCGGCTTCGGCATCGACCCCGCCGAATGCCCGGAACCCAGCCTGTACGTGGCCGCCTACCATTTCACCCCCAAGCCGGAGGCGTGGTTCGACAAGGGCCTGACCGCCTTCCGCAGTTCCATCCCCGCCAAGCAGGGGTACCTGGCGCGCATCAAGAACGCCAACTACCTGCCCAACGTGCTCATGACGCGCGAGGCGCACGAGCGCGGCATGGACGTGCCCTTCTCGTTCGACGACGAGGGCTGCCTGGCCGAGACCGCCATCGCCAACGTGGCCCTGGTGGACCAGACCGGCACCCTGGTGGTGCCGGAGTTCACCAACGCCCTTGCCGGCACCACCGTGCTGCGCGCCGTGGAACTGGCCCAGGGCGAGGTGCCCGTCAGCTTCCGCAAGGTGCGCGAGGAAGAACTGCACGCCGCCCGCGAAATCCTGGTGCTGGGCACCAGCTCGGACTGCGTGGCCGTGGTGGCCTACGAAGGGCGCCCCGTGGCCGATGGCCGCCCGGGACCGGTTTCGCGCCGGTTGCGGGCGCTGCTCCAGGCGGACCTGATGGGGCACGGGGTTCCTTTTTAGGCACGTTCGCGCTCCGTCCTTTCGCCCTCCGGCTGACCGACCCAAAGGGCGCGAAGCGTGGCCGTTAGACGAGCTTGCGAGTCTTACGGTCATCGAGAGCAGAGCGTCAGATTTCGCCTTTTGCTCCGGTCACGTACGAGAAGAGTACGCTCCCTTCGCAAAAAGGCTCATCTTCCTTGCCGGAGAACGAAAATCCTGTCGCGCGAACGCGCCTTGCAACATTGGCACGACGGTATTGTCCTTTTGCAAGAAAGGCATCGGGATGGATACAATTCGCTTTGCGGAGTAGTGTTCCGGTGCGGCGTGCATGCCAATAACCGTTGTTGAACGATAAGAGAGCATCGGACAAAACAAATGACCACCGACACCGCCATGCACATCATCCTGCTGGACCTGGGGCGCGAAATGCGCGGGGGCCAGTTGCAGGTATTCTACCTGGCTCGCGCGCTGCACCACAGTGACGGGTTTTCGGTGGTGGTGGCCTGTCCGGCGGGCGCGCCGCTGGCGCGCGAGGCGGTGGCGGCGGGCATTCCCGTGTTGCCGTTGCCGGGCCGCCGGTCATGGAGTCCGCGCGCGTTGCTGGCCCTGTGGCGCGAGGCGCGCGGCCACTCCCGGGTGGTGCTGCATACCCACGACGCGCGCGCGGCCAGCCTGGGCGCGCTGTGCAAGGGCACGTGGGGGGCAAAGGCGCCGCTGGTGCACACCCGGCGGGTCTCCTATCCGCTGGGCCGGGGGCTGAGCCGCCGCAAGTATCTGGCGGCGGACGCGGTGGCGGCGGTCAGTGCGGAAACGGGCGGCGTGCTGGCGGCTGCCGGGCTGGACCCGGCGCGCATCACGGTGATCCATTCCGGCATTGATCCCACCCGCTACTACCCCCGGCGCGAGCGTGGCGATGGCCGTTTCGTGTTCGGCATGGTGGGCGCGCTCACCCCGCAGAAGGGGCATACGGTGCTCATCGAGGCGCTGGCGGCCTTGCAGGCCTGCGAGGCCGGTGACGCGGAAGGGAATGCCGACGGCGGCACGGGCGGTGCCCCCATGCCTGCCTGGGAGGTGCGCGTGGTGGGCGAAGGCCCGCTGTTCGGCACCCTGCTGGACCGCGCGGACGAACTGGGCGTTTCCCCGCGCATGGCCTTTCTGGGGCGGCAGGACAGCCGCCGCATGCTGCCCGACTGCGACGCGTTGCTGGTGCCTTCCGTACACGGCGAAGGCAGCAGCGGGGTGATCAAGGAAGGCTGGGTAACCGGGCTGCCGGTGATCTGCTCCGGCCTGGCCTCCAATCTGGAACTGGTGCGCGACGGCGAGAACGGCCTGGTGGTGCCCCCCGGCGACGCCGAGGCGCTGGCCTGCGCCATGCGCCGCCTCGCCACCGACGCAGCCCTGCGCGAACGCCTGGCGGCGGGCGGCACGGCCAGCGTCGCCCACTACACCGACGCGCGCATGGCCGAATCTTACATGGCCCTGTACCGCCGCCTGCGCTAGGACGCTTCATCCGCCAGCGAGGCCGCTGGCATTCCCATGCGTTTCCCTCTGACGCCCATCGTTCCTGTCCCCCCCTTCGTTCCTGCCGTCACGCCTTGTCACCCCCCCCCTGTCACCCCTGTCATCGCTGTCGCCCGGCCCCCCCTGTCGCCCGGCCCCCCAGGTCATCGCGGCCCCCTCGCCACGCCGGTCGCCACCGCTCACCTCCTGTGGCCCCATGGCCCCTCGTGGTTGGCGCGCGGGCGCTTTGGCGTCCGTTCCCGTCGTCCCTTTTGTTGCCATTGCGGCGGCTGCCGTCGGGATTTCCGGCGAACGGAGGGGAAACCTCGCTCCATGCGCCATGTACGTGCCCACGCCATGCGTATTGCACGTCACAGCGGATATGAGGGCGGATACTGTCGAATCCGCCAGGCAGCACATGTTCTGATGATGTGTGTTCTGTAACGTTGGGGGGAGCATCAGTAGTGCGCGGCTTGCGGCGTATTTGGAAGGCGCGCAAGGCGCATGTCGATGTTTTTATGAAAATATGCCGCAATGCATGGAGATGTGTTTGCCGGGAATGCCCTGTGCGATGTCGCCAAAGGTAGGGTTTTCCCGCAGTGACATGCAGCACAGTGCGGTGTAGACAGGTCGCAAGTGAGTGGCGAGGGGGATTCTCCATGACTTGGGTGTTCATGGTCGTGGCGCTGGCGGTGCTGGTCATCCTCATCGCCCGCGACAGGTGACGCCCCTGCGGCAGCCGTGCGCCAGAGGCGAAACGGATACGGAAGGGGCAGGATCCGAAAGAAAGGGCCGGACGTTCATCGTCCGGCCCTTTCTCGCGCACGGCACCGCCGGTCTTGCGGCGTGTGCGTGCGCCGCCACGCAGGCGCAGGCGGCATTGACTGCCGCCGTCAGCGGCGGAGTGGGCGTGCCTTTCCCCCGCCCTGCGGGGGCATGTGTAAGTGACAAGGGCCGGACGTTCATCGTCCGGCCCTTCAGGTTATTGACAAAGTCTGTTTTTGGAAGCCTCCGGCGGCCAAGGACGGCAGCCGTTAGTCGAGCTTGCGAGCCTTACGGATGACGATCGCAGAGCGGCTACCGCCCTTTGGAACCCCATGCTTTGTGGTTTTGTAATATCCAGAAAATACAAATAAAAGTTTTTGGGGGAGGGGGTGCGGGGGAGGGACCCTTTTTCAAAAGGGTCCCTCCCCCGCAAGAATTTGGGTTTGTCATCAACCTGAAGGGCCGGACGAATATCGTCCGGCCCTTTCCTGTCATCTTCGGTTGGCGCCACGGAATGCCCGTCACGCCGTGCTCCCGGCTAGCTGGCCGGGGCCGCGGCGGGCGCGGGCGGGGGAATCAGGCGGGTCTGGCCGTCCCACACGCGCGGGGCCTTGGGGGTGAGCGGAATGTACTTGAACCACTTGTGGGTGGCCATGTGGGCCGGGTCCATTTGCAGTTCGCGGCTGTGCTTCAGGATGGGCGGCACGATCTTCTTGATGTCGCCGTCCAGATCCTTGGCGGTGGTGAAGGCTGCTGCGCGGATGGCCACGTCCACGGCCTTCTGGCTGTATTGCTGCGACTGGGCCAGGGTGTTCAGGGCCTTGGTGGGGTTGTGGAAGCCCACGCTGTTTTCGGCGGAGACGAGATCCCAGAAGAACTGGCCCTTGCGGCACATCTGGCGCGCCTCGATCATCAGGTCGTCGTAGTCGGCGGGCTTGGGCCCGGTGTATTCGGCGGCCATGCGGATGGCCTCATGCGCCTTCACCGAGATGTCCTGGGCCACCATCAGCTGTTCCCACACCTTGTTCTGGGTGAACAGCACCCGCTGGCGCAGGTAGTCGGGGGTCTTGTCGGTGTGGCACTGGCGGCAGGCGCGCAGGTCCGGATCCTTCAACGGCGACGTCCAGTGGTGGGTGGACATCTTCTTCTTGCCGTCAAGCCGGACGTACGACATGTGGCAGTCGGCGCAGGTGACCCCGGCGGAGCCATGCACGCCGTTGATCCACGTTTCGTATTCCGGATGCTGGGCCTTCAGCATGGGGGTCTTGGACACGGGGTGTACCCAGTCCACGAAGTTGCCCTCGAAGCCCTTGGTGGTCGTGTTGCCGTGGGTCTTGTAGTACTCGAACATGTCTTCGGGGTCGAAGCCGTTGGCCCACGGGAACACGGGCTTCTTGGCCGCGCCGAATTCCTTGTCCTGGAAATAGTATTCCACGTGGCACTGGCCGCAGACCAGGGCGCGCTTTTCGTTGCGGGGCAGGTTCTTGAATTCCTTGTTCTGGGACTTCAGGTAGTCCTTCAGCGGTTCGCTGTACAGGCGCAGTTCCATGGTCTGCGGCTCGTGGCAGTTGGCGCAGCCGATGGTGTGGTCGTCCACGTCCAGCTTCTGGCGGAATTCGTGGAAGTCCTTGGCCCAGAAGTCGTCGCCGTTTTCCTTCACCCATTCCATCATCTTGGGCGTCTTGCAGTTCCAGCAGGTGGAGGGCAGGCCCGCCTTTTCGCTGTAGTTGTTCAGCCGGTCGATGTGCAGGATGTCCTTCACCGCGTAGGTGTGGCCGCGCGCAGCGCGGTATTCGTAGCTGAAGGGGTACCCCAGCCACAGGTTCTTCAGGTACGGCTGGGCGTGCTTGTACCCTTCGGGCAGGGGATCCACGTTGTCATGCTTGTTGTACGGCACAGACCCGCCGTACTCGGTCATGATCTGCGATTCATTGTTGCGCAGGTACGTTTCGTAGTGCAGCGGGAATTCCGCCTTGAAGGCGGAATTCTTCATTTCTTCAGCGGAAAGTTTGGTCTTGTAGGTCGGTGTCATGGGTTCCGAGGGCTCGGAACAGCCCGCCAGCGCGGCGAGCGCCATGGCCATCAGCGCTACGAGAAGGCGACGGCTAGACATCGGCGGCACTCCTTCTGGCTATGGGCAGCTTGGGGGTATGGGGCACGTGACGGTGGCAGTCGGTGCAGTACTTCTTGGTTTCCATGGATACGGTCATGGTGGTGGCCACGTGGCAGCGCCTGCAGTTGGCCTGCACCACGTCCTTGGTCTCTCCGCCGGGGTGGATCAGGTCGGGGATGGTGCCAAGGGTTGTTGCGTAAATGTCGCGCGTGCCTTCCTTGGCCTTGAAGGGCAGCTTGGCGGCCAGGTTGTGCGGCGCGTGGCATTCATTGCACGCCAGCTTCGCGTGCGGCGAACGCTTGTGGGTAAGCGCCGCCTCGGCCATGGAGTGGCAACTGCCGCAGAACAGGGCCTGGTCCGTGGCAGTCATGGCCAGGGCCGCGCCTACGGTGACGGCAACACCCGCCAACGCGGCCACGAGCATGATGCGCCATGGTCGCCCGGTGGTGTCGCTCCGCAGAGCATGCATGGTTCCTCCTCCTGTTGGTGTGTCGTGCGTCTGCCCGCCGCGAAGGGCGGTGCGTCCCGCGTGCGGCCATGGACGGTTCGCGTGCCGACCATTGGTCGCAGGCGCTGCGCGGCGGGCGTGGCAAGGGTTCCCACCTCATTGTATGGGAAAACAACGTCCTGTGATACAATGATTTTTTTATGGAGCGGGGGAATCTGAACTTTTACAATTTTCTGATTAGATGCTTAATATGCTGTTTTGGCAGAGAAAAAATATGCTCATTGGTGCGCCGTACAGTCGGGCGACTTCGCCTGTCTCTGCGGTGGCTACAGGCTGTAAAAATAAAAATCTGCATGAAAACAGATTATTATCGTTGTATTGATAGTGCATCCCGCACGATCCGCAAACGAGTTGCTGTACGAATGTACAATATTCATTGTGCGGCCCCAGAAGGCTCTGGGGGGCGCAGTGCGCAAGCGGAGCAACCGGGTTGTGCCGGGGTAATTGCGTAATAAAAATGTTTTATTCAGATAGGTTGCAATTCATTCTGTGGCAAAAATGTAATATTTTGCAGTACAAATATGTAATAAAAAAACCAGTCTGGCCGCCATCAAAATCGCGTTCTTGCCGTTTTTGGAATTTTCCGCTATCGCACGTGAACCCGCTGCGGATTGCGCATTTGTGTCATTCCGGGGCGGAGTCCACGCCATCCGGAGAACGCGTCCATGTGTCGATTGTTCGCCTTGACTTCGGCGGAACCCGTCTCCCCCATGGTGGCCATCAATGCCCTGAATGTGATGAAGGAAGGGCATGACGGCTCCGGGGTCGGGCTCTATCTATCCGGTCTGTCGGGTCCCTTCGCGGAGCACCCCGAATATCCCATCCTTTCCGGCATCTTCACCGAAAAGGGCCTGAAGCGGCTCGACGGAATCATGGACGACCTGGGGTTTCGTCCGTTCCATTCGGTGTCGATCATCAAGTCCGATCCGCCCGCAGGCACGCCCAGGCGCGGCGTGTACCTGGCCCGCGCCTACGAGCCGCCGAAAGCCTGGGCCGACATGCCCGAGGCCGAGCGCACCGCGCAACTGGTGCAGACCCGCGTGGCCATCCGCCAGCAGGGCGAGGCCGAACGCGACATGATGGCCTTCTCGTTCTGGCCGGGCGTGGTGATGATCAAGGAAGTGGGCGATCCGCTCACCGTGGGCGAGTACCTGGGCCTTGACCGGCCCGACCTGCATGCCCGCCGCATCCTGTGCCAGGGCCGCCAGAACACCAACTACGCCATCAACCTGTACGCATGCCACCCGTTCTTCATTGAGGGCGTGTGCACCATGACCAACGGGGAAAACACGGCGTTCATCCCGATCCGCGAATACCTCTCGTCGCGCAACGTGCCCGGCTACACGGGCTACCAGTCAGACTCAGAGGTGTTCACGCACATCATGCACTTCACGCATTACAAGCTGGGCCTGCCGGTAGAGGCGTACAAGCACGTCATCACCCCGCTTTCCGACGCGGAAATGGCCGGGCACCCCGACCATGACATGCTGGCCCGCCTGAAGGTGCTGTGCCGCAAGATGATCATCGACGGACCCAACTGCGTCATCGGCTGCCTGCCGGACGGCACCATGTTCATGGTGCAGGACCGCAAGAAGCTGCGCCCCGGCGTGGTGGGCGGCAAGCCCGGCATGTACGCCTTTTCGTCCGAGTTGTGCGGCCTCGACGCCGCCATCCCCGACCGCGACAAGACCCTCGACTTCCAGCCCATGCATCTGGACACGGCCTACGTCCGTCCCGAATGCCAGGAGGTGACCGTATGCAGCCAACTGCAGGCATTACCCCGTCAACGCTGAGCGTGAAGGACCTGCCCTGGCAGGTCGAGTGGAACAAGGACACCTGCACCCTGTGCGGGCGGTGTACCTCCGTGTGCCCGGTGAGCGCCATCGAGCTGGCCGTGCACAGGAAGCGCGTGGTCGAAACCACCACCGGCCTCCTGCAGAAGCCCAAGAACATCTATTCGGTGTTCCACGGCATCCGCCAGCGCACCGACGCGGCCTACGCCTGCATCGGCTGCGCCATGTGCACCATGGTCTGTCCCAACAACGCCATCCGGCCCATGCGGCTGGATGAAGGCACCGCGCTGCGCTTCCACAACAACCGCGGGGGCCACGCCCGGACCCGTGGTGGCCGCCGCAACGCGCCCGACAGCCTGCTGGACCAGATCAAGTTCATCCGCATCTCCATGCTCACCGACCCCGCGCTGGACGCCGGGCGGCACGAGTTTGAACTGCGCACCCTGCTGGGCCGCGTGCTGCCGCCCGAACAGGGGCTGAAGGCCTTCCAGGAAAACGGCTGGGTGCCCGCGGTGCGCGAAATCTACCCGCTGGTCATCGGCTCCATGTCCTTCGGCGCGCTTTCGCCCAACATGTGGGAAGGCCTGCAGATGGGCGTGGCCTACCTGAACGAGGAAATGGGCATGCCCGTGCGCATGTGCACCGGTGAAGGCGGCTGCCCGCCGCGCCTGCTGCGCTCGCGCTTCCTCAAGTACGTCATTTTGCAGATTGCTTCCGGCTACTTCG
This genomic window from Nitratidesulfovibrio sp. SRB-5 contains:
- a CDS encoding aspartate-semialdehyde dehydrogenase is translated as MSKERLVVAVCGATGAVGREMLNTLEQREFPAAEVIPFASARSAGNKVPFMGGELTVRELTEESFRGVDIALFSAGGSTSEKFAPHAVQAGCVVVDNSSAWRMDERCPLVVPEVNAHALAAHNGIIANPNCSTIQMVVALKPLHDAAKITRVVVSTYQAVSGTGQKAIDELEKQVRQMFNMQEPDVAVYPHRIAFNCLPQIDVFMDNDYTKEEMKMVLETVKIMEDPSVKVTATCVRVPVFYGHSESVNIETERKLSAKEARAILAQAPGVRVYDNPAQKMYPMPIDAAGEDDTFVGRIREDETIANGLNMWIVSDNIRKGAALNAVQIAEALVERDLLKVRDPQLFLR
- a CDS encoding aminotransferase class IV, producing MIPVLDTDDYVTRLLSRERPGEAGIIAFYEHRVGAICRNPRLMLMPLDDHLAHRGDGIFESMKYLHRRIYQLDAHLERMRRSAAGLYLAPPCTWERLREIIIEVAKAGGEADGSIRVLVGRGPGGFGIDPAECPEPSLYVAAYHFTPKPEAWFDKGLTAFRSSIPAKQGYLARIKNANYLPNVLMTREAHERGMDVPFSFDDEGCLAETAIANVALVDQTGTLVVPEFTNALAGTTVLRAVELAQGEVPVSFRKVREEELHAAREILVLGTSSDCVAVVAYEGRPVADGRPGPVSRRLRALLQADLMGHGVPF
- a CDS encoding glycosyltransferase family 4 protein yields the protein MTTDTAMHIILLDLGREMRGGQLQVFYLARALHHSDGFSVVVACPAGAPLAREAVAAGIPVLPLPGRRSWSPRALLALWREARGHSRVVLHTHDARAASLGALCKGTWGAKAPLVHTRRVSYPLGRGLSRRKYLAADAVAAVSAETGGVLAAAGLDPARITVIHSGIDPTRYYPRRERGDGRFVFGMVGALTPQKGHTVLIEALAALQACEAGDAEGNADGGTGGAPMPAWEVRVVGEGPLFGTLLDRADELGVSPRMAFLGRQDSRRMLPDCDALLVPSVHGEGSSGVIKEGWVTGLPVICSGLASNLELVRDGENGLVVPPGDAEALACAMRRLATDAALRERLAAGGTASVAHYTDARMAESYMALYRRLR
- a CDS encoding ammonia-forming cytochrome c nitrite reductase subunit c552, with product MSSRRLLVALMAMALAALAGCSEPSEPMTPTYKTKLSAEEMKNSAFKAEFPLHYETYLRNNESQIMTEYGGSVPYNKHDNVDPLPEGYKHAQPYLKNLWLGYPFSYEYRAARGHTYAVKDILHIDRLNNYSEKAGLPSTCWNCKTPKMMEWVKENGDDFWAKDFHEFRQKLDVDDHTIGCANCHEPQTMELRLYSEPLKDYLKSQNKEFKNLPRNEKRALVCGQCHVEYYFQDKEFGAAKKPVFPWANGFDPEDMFEYYKTHGNTTTKGFEGNFVDWVHPVSKTPMLKAQHPEYETWINGVHGSAGVTCADCHMSYVRLDGKKKMSTHHWTSPLKDPDLRACRQCHTDKTPDYLRQRVLFTQNKVWEQLMVAQDISVKAHEAIRMAAEYTGPKPADYDDLMIEARQMCRKGQFFWDLVSAENSVGFHNPTKALNTLAQSQQYSQKAVDVAIRAAAFTTAKDLDGDIKKIVPPILKHSRELQMDPAHMATHKWFKYIPLTPKAPRVWDGQTRLIPPPAPAAAPAS
- a CDS encoding cytochrome c3 family protein — protein: MHALRSDTTGRPWRIMLVAALAGVAVTVGAALAMTATDQALFCGSCHSMAEAALTHKRSPHAKLACNECHAPHNLAAKLPFKAKEGTRDIYATTLGTIPDLIHPGGETKDVVQANCRRCHVATTMTVSMETKKYCTDCHRHVPHTPKLPIARRSAADV
- a CDS encoding glutamate synthase, whose product is MCRLFALTSAEPVSPMVAINALNVMKEGHDGSGVGLYLSGLSGPFAEHPEYPILSGIFTEKGLKRLDGIMDDLGFRPFHSVSIIKSDPPAGTPRRGVYLARAYEPPKAWADMPEAERTAQLVQTRVAIRQQGEAERDMMAFSFWPGVVMIKEVGDPLTVGEYLGLDRPDLHARRILCQGRQNTNYAINLYACHPFFIEGVCTMTNGENTAFIPIREYLSSRNVPGYTGYQSDSEVFTHIMHFTHYKLGLPVEAYKHVITPLSDAEMAGHPDHDMLARLKVLCRKMIIDGPNCVIGCLPDGTMFMVQDRKKLRPGVVGGKPGMYAFSSELCGLDAAIPDRDKTLDFQPMHLDTAYVRPECQEVTVCSQLQALPRQR